The genome window TCCGTGGGGTCATCCGTGATCGTGATGTGCTCCGGGAAAACTTTCTGGCCGACCTTGCCTTCGAAGAAGCTGCTGTGCTGGTCCAGGGCGCGGGCGCTCATCCCGTAAGCCAGATATTGAACGAACTCCGCCACGCAGCGGGGAGCCAGGACAACGTCGTAATGGCCGGGTTCGATGTCAACGATATCCGCGGAGCAGAATTTGATCTTCTGGACCAGACGCTCGGTGAAATCCTGGTCGTCAAAATAGTCAAAATCCTCGCCGCCAAAGGTTTCCAGCACCGTGACCTGGGAGCTGTTGTGCACGGCCTTGATCTCCAGATAGATTGGCGAGGCGATGCTGCTCTTGTCCAGCCCGTTGCTGTTGATGAGGTGGAATTTCTGATGGTTGCAGGCAAAGGTGCCGAAGATGTCGAAGTCGTACATGGAGGCCGCGGCGGAGATGCTGGAGAGGATCTTGGTCTTGACGGCCAAAGGGATCGCCTCGATGTTGTTGGTGACGCTGCGTGGCTCCGCCAGGGTGGGGTCGCTTTCGATATCCACGAAATCCGGGTCCTCGGGCAGTTTGTCGATCAGGGCCAGGGCGTTTCTCACCGCGGCGTCGATCTTTTCCTTGGCGGCGTTGCTCAGGAGGAAGTTGAAACTCTTTTTCCCCTTGTAGACATCCGCGGAAATGCTGGTGTTGTCCTTGCTGATGTTGTAATTGGTCTGGCTGTGGTAAAAGCGCAGGAAATCGGTGGTCCAAGCCTTTTCCACGATCTCGTATTGCAGCTCGGGATGGGCGTCTAGGACGCTTTTCAGGTAGCTGAGATTGTCCATATATCCTCCAGGGAGTTGTTCAGATCCAGGTTTTGTTGTTGTGGCGGCGTTTGGGATTGGTGCTGCGGGCCAGGAATCCGCCTGAGGCGGGAGCGGCCTTGCCTTTGTGGAAAGCCCTTTTCCCCCGCAGATACACGGATTCGATGCCGCCCTCGAGCTGGTGTTCGCTGCCATCCGGGGCCTCCCAGACCGTTTCCCGGTTGGGATCGTAGACCACGAAATCAGCATCCGACCCGGCATCCAGACTGCCCTTGACGGGATAGATGCCCAGGCGTTTGGCGGTGTTCTCGCTGGTCATCTTGATCACGGTGGCCAACGGGACTTTACGTTTCTTCCACAATTCGGACAGCGCCCAGAGATAGGAATGGGGCAGCAATTTTTCGGAAGTGCCGGCGAAAGCCTCGGAGAGTCCTTCGGAAGAGGCGTTGGAGCTCACATTGTTGGAAAGCATGTAGATCTTGTTGGTGCGCAGCAAGTCGAAAAAGAGATCCTGATAATCAGCCAGGTCACTGCGCAAACCGGTGTCGATCCCGGAAAACAACTTCATCAGGTCCGCAATGCACATGGAAAAGGAAATGTCCGAGCGCTTGGAGATGCTGTTGATGAATTCGATCGTGGGAAAAGACGCGACCCGGGGAACATGGATCGGGTTTTCCTGCATCCGGCGCAGCAATTTCTTGATCGCGGCGCTCTGGGCCTCAAAGCTGAATTTCCGGCTGCTGTCCTGGTCGTAGCCCTGGAAGGCAAAGGCGGTGTCCGATTCATAGATGTCCATGAACAGGTCCATGATCTCAGTGAAGCTCAAAGCCTTGAGCGCGGGATTGGGGGATGGATTCATCAGCGCCAGGCCCACCGTTCCATTGGCCCAGAGTTCCTGGGCAGCCTCGGCGTGGTAGGGATAGCCGTCGATGTCCACGTTGCCCCACAAAGCCATGTCCACAAAGGAATTGGCGTTGATCTGGTTTTCGAGCTTGCGCAAGCCAGCCAGGCCAAAGACGGGCTGGGGATTCAGATAGCTCAGTTCGGCCAAAGTGGTCCACCCACCGCTGAGAGCGGCCTTGCTGACACTCGCGATGGCCTTGCCGGCATCCTCTGAGGTGATGATGTGGCTGTGCGCGTCGATAGCGCCCGGAAGCAATATATGGCCTTTCAGGTCGATCGTTTCCGAAATGTCCTCAGAATTGATCTCATCAGGTGAGACTTTCAGGATCGTCTCATCGAACAGGACATTGACGCGCTTCATGGCCGCTGAGGATGTGGGCAATGACGCATTGATGAATAATTTCATAGCATTCCATTTTGCGATGAGTTCCCGCGGGCAGACAGGCAGCACAGCTGGCCACACTCCTGCTGGAAGGAGCCATCAGTTTGGCTGGTTTATACTTATAGCATAAAAACCAAATTTATCCAAACTGTTAGCATGATTTTACAACTCTCAAAATCTGTCAAGCTTTTGCTTTGGGGAGGAGATTCCTGCGCTAATACACCTATGGCCTGGCCCAATTGTCGATCCCGGTGCTGGCTTCTCCACTTACCTTTTGCCGTTCAGGGAAAATCCGCCCAAAAAAACAAAAAAGTCCGCGCGGGGACTTTTTTGCATGGGTTGTAGAAAGCTTTGGCTTACTTGAGGATCACAGTCTTCTTGGTCGAGGTATAGCGGCTTTGGTAGCTCACCACCACGAGATATTCTCCGCTGGGAGTGTATTGGCCGTTGTCGTCGTAACGGTTCCAGATGATCTGGATATATTCATCGGCGGGACCCCAATAGAGGTTTTTTATCACTTGGCCCTGCCGGTTCTCGATATTGACTCCGATATCGGCCGGGGTGTTGAAAGAAAGGGTGATGACAGTGAATTTGTCCATCGGATTGGGGCTGATCTCAAAGCCCTCGAGAACGGTAGAAGCTTGGGCGGACAAGGTCCCCAGCGCCAAAATGAAGATGGCGCTCAGTGTGACGAATAATACTGCCTTTTTCATGGTAAACTCTCCTGAAACAAGATTCTTTTTAGATATGCAAGTTTTGTTCCTAAGCGAAAACATCAGACTGGGAGGCCAGGACCACCGCGCCCAATACTCCAGCCCGGTTACCCTCCAAAGCCTTTTCCAGAGAGGTTCTCGGCCTGTTTGCCAGGGGAAGCTCGCTTTGGAATAAATCCTGGAACTTATCCCAATCATAAAGTCCGCCATCCATGGCCCCACCCCCGATCACCA of Candidatus Syntrophosphaera sp. contains these proteins:
- a CDS encoding amidohydrolase family protein yields the protein MKLFINASLPTSSAAMKRVNVLFDETILKVSPDEINSEDISETIDLKGHILLPGAIDAHSHIITSEDAGKAIASVSKAALSGGWTTLAELSYLNPQPVFGLAGLRKLENQINANSFVDMALWGNVDIDGYPYHAEAAQELWANGTVGLALMNPSPNPALKALSFTEIMDLFMDIYESDTAFAFQGYDQDSSRKFSFEAQSAAIKKLLRRMQENPIHVPRVASFPTIEFINSISKRSDISFSMCIADLMKLFSGIDTGLRSDLADYQDLFFDLLRTNKIYMLSNNVSSNASSEGLSEAFAGTSEKLLPHSYLWALSELWKKRKVPLATVIKMTSENTAKRLGIYPVKGSLDAGSDADFVVYDPNRETVWEAPDGSEHQLEGGIESVYLRGKRAFHKGKAAPASGGFLARSTNPKRRHNNKTWI